AAATAGGTGATTAAGTCATTACGGGATCAAATGTGTGAGTACTTGCCTGGGGCCTCTTGAGCTCCTAATAGGCTTCACTTTTTCTTTGCAGAGCTCTGTGATGATGACCCGCCGAAGATCACATATGCCACGTTCAAAGCCTTGGCCTACAAGGAAGGGACCATGTTGAACTGTGAATGCAACAGAGGGTTCCGCAGAATAAAAAGCGGGTCACCCTACATGCTCTGTACAGGAAACTCTAGCCACGCGTCCTGGGAGAACCAGTGTCAGTGCATAAGCTCTTGTAAGTGTTCCTTCTGTGACTACCAAGAAAAACGGAAGTGCAATAGAGAGTGAGACAGAGCAGGCTTTTGCTCCCTCAGCCCTGCAGACACAAATGGGCCAGTCCAGTCTACAGGACAACTAACTTCAGTGGTTCCTGAAATAGTCATTCACTAAACacaattttattactatttctgagacagtcttgctctgttgcccagctggagtacaatgatgcaatctcagctcactgcaacctccacctcccgggttccagtgagtctcatgcctcagctgcctgagtagctgggactacaggcatgcaccaccatgcctggctaatttttgtatttttagtagagactgggtttcaccacgttggccaggctggacttgaactcctggtctcaagtgattctcctgcctgggtcttacagatgcacaccatcatgcctggctaatattttgtattttttggtagagatggggtttcaccatgtttcccaggctagtcttgaacttctgggctcaagcaatcctcctgcttcaggctcccaaagtgctgggattatagatgtaagccaccacgcctgacctagATGTCCTCTTTTATCCTGAGCTGGAATTCTGATCACCCTCCCTTCATTGAGGCATTCAAACTCAACTCCTTTGTCAAACGCTTCACAATAGAGAGGGTTGTTCTAGAATTTTCCTTGTCATGGCATCAAGATGGCATCTCTAACTTTAAGCATTCTGAACAGCCTTAGGGAGCAAAGGATCAGTGCGTTGTGGAGTGAGACCACTCCTGCTGCCATCAAACAACACAGAGACAATTGACAGCAAGCAACAAGTCCCTTTcggtgagacacacacacacacacacacacacacacacacacacacacacacacatatgcaaacacacatacacaggttCAGAAACATGTCGTGGGCACTGCAATATGCACATGAATACTGAGCGGCTGGTCCCGGGAGGGGTGTGAGCCGGTACCACCCAAGGGAGGCAGTGCTCTGGTTTCATCTTTGTAAGCTTGGCACTCAGACACTACCAGACACATCGTGGGCACTGGCCAGGTGTGCTTCTCaactgaatgaatacatgaacagtgttttcttttttttttttttgagacagagtctcacactgttacccaggctggagtgcaatggcatgattttggctcactataacctgtgcctcccgaattcaagcgattctcctgcctcggcctcctgagtagctgggattacaggcctgtgccaccacacctggctattattattatttcttttttttttttttttggtagctttagtacagacagggcttcaccatgttggccaggctggtcttgaactcctgaccttgtgacaggcctgccttggcctcccaaagtgctggaattataggcatgagccactgcgcccggccatggaCAGTGTTTTCTATCAAGCATCTGTGAAATCATCTGCATGATTCCATCCACATTTTCTAGCCCCTAGGAACACAACAAAGCAAGTGACACCTCAACCTGaagagcagaaagagagaaaaaccacAGAAGTGCACAATCCAAGGCAGCAGGTGGACCAATCGCGCCTTCCAGGTGAGAGATGCATCTGCCTCCAGCTCACTCCTGCGAGCCCACCCTTCTCTTGCAGGTAGATGATGTGTACCCAAAGGAAGAAAGTCCCCCACTACCTTCCGTAAACACAGGCATgctgctcccctcctcccaggACATCACTGCAGACACAAACGAGGGCAGGGCTGCTCAAAGGCTGTTTGCTCAGCCACTTAAGCCACTCTGATAGCAGCCAGTCCAGGCCTGGGCTTACTCTCTGGTTTGGTAACTGGCCAAATAGAATTCAACCCAAATTCAACTCAACTTACAAGCATCTGTTGGgtctgtgtgccaggccctgctgaTAGAAGACACAATCAAGAATGTGACAATgacccctgccctcaaggaaatGCTCTGTGTCTTCCCCTTAAGCACAAGGCAATGCACCCCAAAAAAACTTGTTTACTTCCCAGTATTGCTTTCAGGGAAAGGTCACAAAATGTGCATGCCACTCTTGTGAGTCTCAGAAGCTCCAGATGTGCATGTCCTGGCCAGCAGTCTGTGCGTGGGTGCGCACTGCAGCCGCCCCTTGCCTGCCCTCAGCTTTCCCAAATGAATCATGATTCAGTCACTGTGTCaagaaaatgggccaggcgcggtggctcacacctgtaatcccagcaccactggaggccaaggcaggcagatcattggaggccaggagtttgagaccagcctgaactcctgaccagcctggccaacatggtgaaaccctgtctctacaatcatacaaaaattagccaggcatggtggtgggcgcctgtagtcccagctactcaggaggccaaggcatgagaattgcttgaaattgggaggcagaggttgcagtgagcagagattgcaccgctgcactccagcctgggtgacagaatgagactgcgtctcaaaaaaaaaaaaaaagagtgagaacaaAGGTCCAGTCCCTAGCAAGAGGCAGCCTGGACTCCGCGCTGTCTCCAGCTTGCCTTCAGAGCGTTCCTTCCCTCTTCCAGGTCACTGCAGGGAGCCTCCGCACTGGGAAAATGAAGGCACAGAAAGAATTTATCATTTTGTGGTGGGGCAGACTGTTCACTACCAGTGCATCCAGGGATACAGGGCTCTACACAGAGGTCCTGCCAAGAGCATCTGCACAATGACCCATGGAAAGACAAGGTGGACCCAGCCCCAGCTCGTGTGCACAAAGCAAACAGAGCCCAGCCAGTTTCCAGGTAAGGCAGCTCCCATCTGGGGTCCACAGCATGCTTTTCTCCGTCAGGCTGACCAGGGCAAGAGCCCTGACCTCTCCTGCTGTGTGTCTTTGGAAAAGCCCCTTGATCTCCCAGGACttccattttttcttattctgaaaaaaaaaattaaatagacaaGATAGACCCCAAGGGCTCCTTCAATTAAGGTCTCCCTGTGCCATGAGTGGGGAGAGAGGTGTagacagaagagaaggaaaggtcTAAAGGTCTCTCCCAAGTATCCTAGGTGCTGCCTCACAGTTGCTCCTGAGTCCACTACTCCCTGAGCCACCAAGACCTCTTCTGGCTCCAAGGACATGTCCAGTGCCCCACACACGCATTTTTCCTCTTATTGGTGACCGTGTAAAGGCGTGATTTGAACAGTGCCCCGAGGTCAGCCTGCTCCTTCCCCTGCGCCATTCTCCGGCTGAGCTTGGATAGACAAACATGAAGAGAGTGCACaagtgcacgcacacacacgcaaacGCTCAGCCCACCGATGTCAGGTCTGCTGCTATCTTCCTTCTGAAATCTTAGTATCACGACAATCAAAAGTGACTTACATacaggccgagcacggtggctcactcctgtaatcccagcactttcggaagccaaggcaggtgaatcactttaggtcgggagtttgagaccagcctggccaatattgtgaaacttcatctctaccaaaaatacaaaacttagctgggcgtggtgttgggtgcctataatcccagctactcaggaggctgaggcaggagaattgcttgaatctgggaggtggaggttgcagtgagccaagacagcaccactgcactctagcctgggcaacagagcaagactccatctgaaaaaaagattaatagtTTTCTCTTTATCTCCTATTGTTTCACTCATTATAAccacaagactgtctcaaaaaaaaaatgaccttacATTCAAGTATTCCTGGTTTTCTTGCTCACTGTACTTCTCATACTCCACGTCCTTCTCCTGGGTTCGCTTGGGAGGCTGTTTTGTTCCCTCAGCTGCCTCCCTGGGCCATCCTAACAGCCAGGGAATGCCTGTTGCTTCCTTAGAAGAGGCTGAGCAGCAGGGCAGAGCCAGGGTTGCCGACCCCCAAGAGGAGGGGAGGGTCTAGCACAGAAGCAGCTGTCAGCGCATCTCTGCTCCATCCAACGGCTCAATGGCATTTGTATTATGATGACCTGTTTCCAAGTCACGGATGGAAACTAGGGCTGAAtagggaggctggggagaaagCATTGCTCAGAGTTTTGGGGACAGCCAGGGCCAGAATTGGAATTCAGCCTCGCCTGCTCTGCTGAGGCCACTTCACTGCTTCCTGGTGCCCTGGAGTGGAACCATGTGGGGTGGCATCCCCCGGCAGAGTGCCCACACCAGGATTCCTGCCTCCTCGCATGTATCTGGGGCCGGCTGCCTCgggtggggtgggagtgaggCCCTGACTCCTGTCCTTAGCTCCCCCAGCATCACTCACTCTCTCCCCCAGGTGAAGAGGAGCCTCAGGCAAGCCCCGACAGCCTTCTTGAGAGTGAGACCTCCTGCCTCATCACAACGACAGGTGCGGGAGAGTTTCCAAGAATACAAAGGCTGGACCACAGAGGCCTAGTCCAAAGGACAGGGTGGCCAGGAGCCAGGCTCAGGGAGATGGGCAGAGGTGACCTGCAGGGGAGAAACCTGCAGCAGCCTCCTCTCCCTCTGAGCAGGGACAGGACCTCGGTGACTGCAGGCCCCAAAGCAAGTGTCAGAAAGAGGGAATCCAGGACCAGGACCAAGCACGGTCCCCAGGCAGAGATGGAACACCTGCTCTCACCTCCACCACGTGTCT
The genomic region above belongs to Saimiri boliviensis isolate mSaiBol1 chromosome 8, mSaiBol1.pri, whole genome shotgun sequence and contains:
- the IL2RA gene encoding interleukin-2 receptor subunit alpha isoform X1 gives rise to the protein MDSHLLMWGLLTFIMVPGCLAELCDDDPPKITYATFKALAYKEGTMLNCECNRGFRRIKSGSPYMLCTGNSSHASWENQCQCISSSPRNTTKQVTPQPEEQKERKTTEVHNPRQQVDQSRLPGHCREPPHWENEGTERIYHFVVGQTVHYQCIQGYRALHRGPAKSICTMTHGKTRWTQPQLVCTKQTEPSQFPGEEEPQASPDSLLESETSCLITTTGAGEFPRIQRLDHRGLVQRTGWPGARLREMGRGDLQGRNLQQPPLPLSRDRTSVTAGPKASVRKRESRTRTKHGPQAEMEHLLSPPPRVSPQPLSFSSTEEP
- the IL2RA gene encoding interleukin-2 receptor subunit alpha isoform X2 — encoded protein: MDSHLLMWGLLTFIMVPGCLAELCDDDPPKITYATFKALAYKEGTMLNCECNRGFRRIKSGSPYMLCTGNSSHASWENQCQCISSSPRNTTKQVTPQPEEQKERKTTEVHNPRQQVDQSRLPGHCREPPHWENEGTERIYHFVVGQTVHYQCIQGYRALHRGPAKSICTMTHGKTRWTQPQLVCTKQTEPSQFPGEEEPQASPDSLLESETSCLITTTDFQIQTEVAATMETFILTTGYQLAVAGCVFLLISVLLLSGLTWRQRRRKSRRTI
- the IL2RA gene encoding interleukin-2 receptor subunit alpha isoform X3, producing MDSHLLMWGLLTFIMVPGCLAELCDDDPPKITYATFKALAYKEGTMLNCECNRGFRRIKSGSPYMLCTGNSSHASWENQCQCISSSPRNTTKQVTPQPEEQKERKTTEVHNPRQQVDQSRLPGHCREPPHWENEGTERIYHFVVGQTVHYQCIQGYRALHRGPAKSICTMTHGKTRWTQPQLVCTKQTEPSQFPDFQIQTEVAATMETFILTTGYQLAVAGCVFLLISVLLLSGLTWRQRRRKSRRTI